One genomic region from Oncorhynchus clarkii lewisi isolate Uvic-CL-2024 chromosome 21, UVic_Ocla_1.0, whole genome shotgun sequence encodes:
- the LOC139379241 gene encoding NACHT domain- and WD repeat-containing protein 1 produces METVFPRLYLYCKQRGYDFRMVDLRWGVGDPVSDRHDTAELHVEALAQCQETLGPNFILFLGQKYEVQTLPSTISREVFEAIVNVVERDRQKMSKKKKPKMDDVISDSKSNIATGSDTGSFVVPEQNNNHDSGDPAPNSGLMSDEISVSRNSLSDADETRISPAATRCWADFDRDLILLQTWYRLDENCDPPVYRLLPVSTQQPDFLSRDGQRRRQARKAWQATCLHLWGVLQRSGTEALGEEGTSHLLRTVLDWEVEQGLQSLGAKAPPEEHCHCYKRVIPDLHYSLRNEHAAHYIDLLEGRPQVNHTLNAAHQGFMDRVHKKLRHTNIYERNVDWGRNGLNPKHNRSQQFYTEHISSHFQRTVINSLNKVMKGNKAKGSFDIRRREASGMRIQEEIHRHVNHGHTLENHHVLRDGFLGEMRRAVEEGSSLRPILLLGPPGWGKSTTMARLAHLAPSWITGAVKVLVCFVGLTGESRNVRLVLQNLCVQLAETYSHHTELSEGLPHLVNEFHSLLGQVRADSPVILVLDGIDALSEEHGAELSWLSTPLPLHVHLILSATTDSACAHTLQKSAQPTVLSLPPLSPDDITKALKHKLQTDHRRLQDWQWQLLLHACLSCPSPLYLEAVYAESVLWSSFSPQGSLGLPPDLEGLYVGLLACLERTHGEQLVGRAAAVISLSRGGVTEEELLDLLGRDGKVLQEVSLSHSSSTSSSSLPRVPCVLWARLRRDLGSHLTEAETDGTWVYRWTHSELGRVCEKRYLKTDDSRMLLHANYADYFRGTDSPHRNIFQPLAWTLEEDSTKSYVFNLRKLHGLPYHLVRSGQILAFLSECVFNYEFLLHKAWGLSVLHVQEDLKGVVLPEKELVDMEVLAATLELSRTVLLQDPCQLASQVMGRLGQIVAEDLPVAPGDPQKFSYLHALLAQCARSSLPVLVPSYSFLVPPGEIPHTLLAGHTSIVTALTRGQRGLVAATCDGDGTLKVWDLELGRARTGSWWFAWDRVCRSERWILGK; encoded by the exons ATGGAGACTGTGTTCCCTCGTCTGTACCTCTACTGCAAACAGAGGGGCTATGACTTCAGGATGGTGGACCTGCGCTGGGGCGTGGGAGACCCTGTGTCGGATAGACACGACACGGCAGAGCTGCACGTGGAGGCCCTCGCACAGTGTCAGGAaacactggggccaaacttcatA TTATTCCTGGGTCAGAAGTACGAGGTCCAGACCCTGCCCAGCACTATCTCCAGAGAGGTGTTTGAGGCCATCGTGAAcgtggtggagagagacagacagaagatgtCCAAGAAAAAAAAACCCAAGATGGACGACGTCatcagtgattccaagtctaatATCGCCACAGGAAGTGACACGGGCAGCTTTGTTGTTCCAGAACAAAACAACAATCATGATTCAGGAGATCCAGCTCCGAATTCTGGGTTAATGAGCGATGAGATTTCCGTATCCCGTAATTCCCTCTCTGATGCAGATGAGACGCGGATAAGTCCTGCGGCGACGAGGTGTTGGGCAGACTTCGACCGGGATCTGATCCTACTCCAGACGTGGTACAGACTAGATGAGAACTGTGATCCTCCTGTGTACCGTCTACTCCCTGTGAG CACCCAACAGCCTGACTTCCTGAGTAGAGATGGCCAGCGCAGGAGGCAGGCGAGGAAGGCGTGGCAAGCTACATGCTTGCACCTGTGGGGGGTGCTACAGAGGAGTGGGACAGAGGCTCTGGGGGAGGAGGGGACATCGCACCTCCTCAGGACAG TTCTAGACTGGGAGGTAGAGCAGGGCCTCCAGTCACTAGGAGCCAAGGCCCCTCCAGAGGAACACTGCCACTGCTATAAGAGGGTCATCCCTGACCTCCACTACAGCCTGAGGAACGAACACGCTGCCCACTACATCGACTTGCTGGAAGGTCGACCGCAGGTCAACCACACTCTGAATGCAGCACACCAGGGCTTCATGGATCGCGTTCACAAAAag TTGCGCCACACCAACATCTATGAGCGTAACGTGGACTGGGGAAGGAATGGCCTGAACCCCAAACATAACCGATCCCAACAGTTCtacacagaacacatctcctctcACTTCCAGAGGACTGTCATCAACTCTCTGAACaa AGTCATGAAGGGGAACAAAGCCAAAGGCTCCTTTGACATCAGACGGAGAGAAGCATCTGGAATGAGGATACAGGAGGAGATCCATCGCCATGTTAACCACGGACACACTCT GGAAAATCACCATGTGTTGAGAGATGGCTTCCTGGGTGAGATGAGGAGGGCCGTGGAGGAAGGGTCTTCTCTCAGACCTATCCTCCTACTGGGTCCCCCTGGCTGGGGCAAGAGCACCACCATGGCCAGACTGGCACACCTCGCCCCCTCCTGGATTACTGG AGCTGTGAAGGTGCTGGTGTGTTTCGTGGGCCTGACGGGTGAGAGCAGGAATGTGCGTCTGGTTCTCCAGAACCTGTGCGTTCAGCTGGCTGAGACCTACAGCCATCACACTGAACTCTCTGAG GGTCTCCCTCATTTGGTGAATGAGTTCCACTCCCTTCTTGGTCAGGTGAGGGCGGACAGCCCCGTAATCCTTGTGCTGGACGGGATAGATGCTCTCTCCGAGGAGCACGGAGCAGAACTCTCCTGGCTGTCTACACCTCTCCCCCTACACGTCCACCTCATCCTGTCTGCCACCACAGACTCTGCCTGCGCTCACACCCTGCAG AAGTCAGCCCAGCCCACTGTCCTGTCCCTGCCACCCCTCAGTCCTGATGACATCACCAAGGCTCTAAAACATAAACTCCAGACTGACCACCGCAGGCTCCAGGACTGGCAGTGGCAGCTTCTCCTCCACGCCTGCCTTTcctgtccctcccctctctacctggAGGCTGTCTATGCTGAGTCTGTCCTCTGGAGCTCTTTCTCCCCCCAGGGCAGCCTAGGCCTCCCACCCGACCTGGAAGGGCTCTACGTAGGCCTGCTGGCTTGCTTGGAGAGGACCCACGGGGAGCAGCTGGTGGGACGGGCCGCCGCGGTTATATCGCTCTCCAGAGGGGGCGTCACGGAAGAG GAGCTACTGGACCTTCTGGGGAGAGATGGGAAGGTTCTACAGGAGGTATCGCTCTCCCATtcatcctccacttcctcctccagcCTTCCCAGGGTGCCGTGCGTGCTGTGGGCGCGGCTGAGACGAGACCTTGGGAGTCACCTGACGGAGGCGGAGACAGATGGGACGTGGGTCTACCGCTGGACCCACTCTGAGCTGGGTAGGGTGTGTGAGAAACGGTACCTCAAAACGGACGATTCCCGCATGCTTCTACACGCAAACTACGCAGACTACTTCCGGGGTACGGATAGCCCACACAGAAACATATTTCAGCCGCTGGCGTGGACACTGGAGGAGGACTCGACAAAAAGTTATGTGTTTAACCTCAGAAAGCTCCATGGCCTGCCCTACCACCTGGTTCGGTCAGGCCAGATACTGGCCTTcctgtctgagtgtgtgtttaaCTATGAGTTCCTGCTGCACAAGGCCTGGGGTCTGTCTGTGCTCCATGTACAAGAGGACCTGAAGGGCGTCGTGCTGCCAGAGAA GGAGTTGGTAGATATGGAGGTGTTGGCTGCTACTCTGGAGCTCTCCAGGACCGTGCTGCTCCAGGACCCCTGCCAGCTAGCCTCCCAGGTTATGGGCCGTCTGGGACAGATAGTTGCTGAAGACCTCCCCGTGGCTCCAG GTGACCCACAGAAGTTTAGCTACCTGCATGCCCTGCTGGCCCAGTGTGCCCGTTCCTCTCTGCCAGTCCTGGTGCCCTCCTACAGCTTCCTGGTGCCCCCAGGAGAGATCCCACACACCCTGCTGGCAG GCCACACGTCCATAGTAACGGCCCTGACCAGGGGACAGAGGGGTCTGGTGGCAGCCACCTGCGATGGGGACGGCACCCTGAAGGTGTGGGACCTGGAACTGGGGCGCGCC AGGACAGGGTCCTGGTGGTTCGCATGGGACAGAGTCTGCAGGTCAGAGAGGTGGATTCTGGGAAAGTGA